The following is a genomic window from Carassius auratus strain Wakin chromosome 15, ASM336829v1, whole genome shotgun sequence.
tgaaaaaTATGTTACTTTGAAATGGAAAACTTTACTGAAAAGgtaattacaaattataaaataatatatatatatatataaactaacttTTTTCTAAGTTGAACATGCATtttaagttttgtattttatttaatacattaggTTTTTTTATGGCTCATGGTATAATATAATGAGAATGTGTTGCTCACGCTTGAAGATAATACCCATTTCAAAGGCATgaactgagaaaaataaataaataaatacatttgttgcaGCTGCCGTAATGTGtattgctaaattctgaaatTCTAATGTGTAGTTATTTACGTCAATAACTTCATTATAGTATAGCAGAGCATATTAAGGAAACATGAAATGCTGAGCTGCTTCATTCCAACAAATGTTCAActaaacatattaataatataaaagttattcttacgtttacattatattaaaaacttGTACAACCTGGAGGCGGGCGGCATTACAATTTGGCTAAAAGGATTTTAACTTGCAAAAAAGGTATGAACTATCAATCATAGGGCGGGAGGCATGTAGCACATTGTGTGCGCGAAGTCTTGATGTTGATCATTTAGAAGTCTTAGAAATGCACATATCAAAggatacagtaggctttatacAGCTAATCAGGTGTGAAGGAAGGACTGTGTGCCTAGCGGCTACATCCACACCTGATCACAAGCTCAACCCTACTAAGATCTGCATTACATCCCAAAACAACTAACTTTTAATAAAGCTGCATATTAAGCTTCATATGACTGGGACACATTAGTTTATATTCCACTTAAAAACATATTCCAAGCACTTATAGTCAAGAAAAAAAGTGATGACACTTCCTGATTGTCCAATAataagaatgatagatagatagatagatagatagatagatagatagatagatagatagatagatagatagatagatagatagatagatagaggaaCAAGAACAGCAAGTAGTTGTTGAAAGAGCAGATCAGTCCACGTCTACACGGAGAAAATGCAATTTAACCAACTGACTGATCAGCAACCAGATCAGTAACGTCACACACCGGTTGCTTAACCAACTTTGGGATTTCCAGACTGTTCATTTGAGCATCCTGAAGGAGTCACTTTTGAAGAGATATGCCCAAACCATTCCTAGTCGTCTTaccatataaacaatatttaacGTTATCAGTTAAAGAACTGCCACAAGCTATTAAGCTAGCACAACTAGCACAGAACCCTGTACCATATTCACGAGTCCTACTGGGCAAGCTGAGGCGTACGAGTAAAGCAAAATGACCTACTGTCTAAAACTAGATATTCTCAGAGTATATGGCCGGCTGAATATAGTTTAATAGCCGGCAAATCATTTAGATAATTGCTTCAGCAGAGCTGCCCTGCCATATTGCATTAGGACTCCTCCGTGCAGGCCATCCGGCTAAGCTAACAAGAGACCGAGGCTGCTAGCTACAGCGACTTTCTCTGGTATCTTCCTGTTGTGTTTTGAGTAATAGCCACCCACCTTATCCATGAATTTCCAGCATTTCTCCACCGTCTTTTTGTCTACGGCCCCGGGCTGGTGATGGGAGTGGTGGAGATGATGGTGAGGCTGAAAAGCGTCCTTCATCAAGCCAATAAGCCCCCCACCTTTCTTCAGGTTTCCTGCCATATTCGGACTCGGAGTGGTCTTTTCCTAGTCAAAATATCACTGGGTTCGGATACCCCCCGGTGAGGACAGCGCCCGAGTCCGGTTCGGTTCGAGCGAGGGTCCGTCAAGGGGGGGGAGAAGCGTTTTATCGATGCAAGACTCCCATTAAAACCCCCGTGCAGGAAACCGCCGTTTCTCGCTGTGTTGAATACGCTCGGCTAGTGCGGCGGatcccgttaaaaacaaagcgtAAAATAAGTTTTGATGGGTGCTTGGACGAGGAGGAACAACTGCTTTCACATCGACACCCCGTGCGTGATGTTCCCTGTTCTTGcagctctctctctttcgctaTCTGTACGCTTCTGCAGAGCGATGTCGATTCGTGATCGAATCCTTCATTTGAGTCGGATCCTTTGAATGAATCGGTTAGTTCGGATCGTTTGAATGAATCTGCTCACAAAACTGGTAAACTAAAATAGTTTTACAGGTAAAATTAAATTAGGATGGTTAATATATGTGCAGATTATATTTAAGATCGAAATCGAATTGAAATGATCTTCCAACCCCTATCTAGAGAGATGACTTACTGACAATTATCAAACTGAAAACTAATCTCTTTAATAACTATTTGACTTCatcctaaaacaaacaaacaaacaaaaaactttttctaatttctttaatttgacttcatcctatatatatatatatatatatatatataaacttttactaatttctttttaatgaattctCTGTTTGTAATTATGTAATTCTCTGTCTGTATATGATTTGTACAATttgtatatatgaattatatgacCATAATCATTGCTACAATAATCACATGAAAATGACACATGAAATTACAATAAacacaatcaaaacattaataataaacctATGACTATATATGACTTTGATTTAGTTTGCAGTAATATTAATCAATAAACAATACATAATAACTTGCAAATACAGAATAACAATGTgttgaacaaaaatgtatatatatatatatatatatatatatatatatatatatatatatatatatatatatatatatatatatatatataccgtaaatataaagaaaatcctttttttttccaaaaaatattggAAAGTTTCAAAGCCTATGTGTTAGGGACCACGTGATGACTTATTAGCGAAGTGACGTACAAAGATAGTGGAATCGGTTCTTTGAGGGGACCTGTCCGAAAGATTCGATTCACTGAAATGAATCGGACCTCCCATCACTACTTTTGCAACGGGAAGTTCAGGTTGAGCAAGTCAAGAGCTCTTGCAAGCAAAAAGCAAGGGGAAAAGCGATCACTCACGTTATTTATAAACACAGCACAGATTGTCTTTCACcatatgaaaatgcaatattagaTCGCGAAATTATAACATAatgaaataagataaataaaacagTTTGGGTAATAAACAGCACCTCGAACTCCCCCTCCCGAGCTCGTGTGATTGCACTTCCTGTTCCGCCTGTAAGTCCTCGCCCTCTCTCATATTTCTCCGCCTCCGTTTTCGCTCCTCTTGCGAATATACGAATCCTACTATGGTGAAATTCACGACTAATGAATATTGAATAGGTAACGTAACCGGAAAGGTTACCAAGCAACGTAAGCAATGACGTggttaatattcatgagctaagcATTTTTAGAAGTAGCGTACTTTCGCCGCCCACtgggttaaacattttttttgacaCATTTCAAGAATTGGTCTAATAATATATGATGCTTGATTCGgtgataatttataattatttcttattattatttatattcacaaatatacaaaaattaaatttaaagaaaAGTAAATAGGCTACTTGTGAATGAGAGTTGCCTCTACAGAACTCCGCGTTCTTTCCTTAAAAATGAAACAGTGAGATTCTCTTTCAAGAATCTAAGAAATTCAGAAATACCTCAAAATACTTTATTGTCCTTAACACAAAACGACGCGCTTAGCAACTATATACACACTTCCAAGCAACGAGCCGGTAACGTAGTGCAATGCGGATACGTAGACCAACTTTATTTGTCATTCTGGAGAGGTGATTGGCTAACGGCTCTCTCTAACCACGCCCACGCTGCCAGGCTGCTCTGTATACACAATACAGACACAATGAACTTTTCCTTCAGTTCGAAACACGCAGCTCTATAATCTTTAAACCATGCCACCAAAAAAGAAAGGGAAAGGAAACAACAAAAAGGAAAAGTCCAAAAAGAGCACAACAGAAAAAGGTTTTTCTATAAACTACtgtacaacattttattttataaacacaaaataatgtagcTGCTTAACAATAGTAGCCCCTATTTTATTGACATGAtcaatttttctattttttctaatCATACAGATGATGGACTTACAGAGAAGTATCGGAGAAGTGCCTTAGACGTGGCTGTTTTAAAGGAACATCTTGGTAAGGCAGATATTAAATTGGCCTGTTTTAGGAGTTGTTGTGGTGTCCAGCTCTATGAAAACATTAAGAAAGGAACTTCTCTACCAATCTCATCAGCTCTGAGGACCAGTATAACGCGTCAGGCCACAGCAGTGAGAGATGACTTGAGAAGTCAAATCAGAGATCTGGAGCAGGTGCTCAGTCAGGAACGATCAGACATGAAGGACATCACTACAGGTCTGTATAAAgtgtatttctttatttcagcTCGATTGATATAGCACACCTGCATGAAACAATGTGTACTTCAAGTTCATATACTCATGTTTTATGCTGTATTGTTTTCGAAATATTTGAAAGGTGCATGTAGCAGTCTATAGAACAAAACTTGCTGAGGAATGCTGAATTTTGGCTTTCTCAATGTCTCAAAAAGTTTCACTTAATTAATATCTTGAAGCTTCCCTAAAGATCCTAGTGATACCAAAAAATCGTTATTTCTGACATATAGATAACATTACATTTCACAGACTTCGGTATTTCATAATCTTGCTCAATATTTCTGAGGTCACCTGATggactttagtttattttcttgaAATGACATGATTAATTGATCCACAGCAAAATTCAAAACGAAAGTTCGGATTGAaagaaagcagcatttatttcagtaaaaatacagtaaaaacagtaatattgtgaaatattattacaaagataactattttttatttttatatattttaaactgtaattagaactttttattcatcaaagtatcctaaaaaagcatcacgttctgaaaaaatattaagcagcagaactgtttccaactttgataatgaatcatcatattaaaatgatttctaaaggatcatgtgataatgatcctaaaaatgcagctttgcatcacagaaataaatgctaatttaaaatataattaatgtaaaaacaattattttaaattgtaataatatataacaatctaaattttttttctgtatttttgatcaaataaatgcaggtttgatgagccttttattcaaaaacataaaaaaataatgtttccaaacttttggtttgtactgtactgtatatatatatatatatatatatatatatatatatatatatatatatatatatatatatatatatatatatatatatataattatttatttgagaaagtttaagagaacagcatttatttgaaatgtaaatatttgaacactatactgtaaatatctttattgtcatttttgattaatttaatgcttgCTAAATGAAAGTGTTAGATTCTTcaaaagtcattctaatatgctgatttgttgttcaagaaacattaatacaataataatatttcatagtatAGTCATGATTATGATAATGAAAATTTGGGTGTAAAcccaaaatatagatttttcagGATCCTCTGATAAATAGAAAGAGCAAAAGAACAagcttttaatttgaaaaagaaatctatTATCGATTTTTATAAAGGTTAGATTTCATTTCATATAACacgacattataaatgtcatcaaGTAATAATGTTACTCACCTCTTTATGACTTATGTAAATGTATATCATTGCTTTCCAACAcaatatgtattgtattgtacacAAACTTGTTTTCAGATCTCAACCGCCAGTATAAGTCCATGGAAACAGGCCTGCAGACTAAAGTAAACAGGCTTGAAGTGAGTGTAGACATGCTTGAGACGCAGCTCGGTAAGTCCAGGCATAAACACATTCAAATTCTTGTGCTTATCATAGGCAGTGCACATGCTCTCCAATCACATGCTGATCACAAACAAGGCCTCTCTTTGATTAGCCGAATGTCAGGTTCAACTAAAATGGGAAAGAGAGCAGCGAGAGAAGACAGAAGCAGAAAAAGACACCATCATCTCTGACCTCCAAAGCAAACTGGACAGTatggagagagagtgtgagaagaTCCTGCACGTAAGTCAGAGTCATGGCTCTGTAA
Proteins encoded in this region:
- the drc12 gene encoding dynein regulatory complex protein 12, translated to MPPKKKGKGNNKKEKSKKSTTEKDDGLTEKYRRSALDVAVLKEHLALRTSITRQATAVRDDLRSQIRDLEQVLSQERSDMKDITTDLNRQYKSMETGLQTKVNRLEVSVDMLETQLAECQVQLKWEREQREKTEAEKDTIISDLQSKLDSMERECEKILHGCLDSLLSHLAETRLQWEEQSTVIHQDVKDTLRDFGLNPLHI